In Erigeron canadensis isolate Cc75 chromosome 1, C_canadensis_v1, whole genome shotgun sequence, a single window of DNA contains:
- the LOC122583761 gene encoding uncharacterized protein LOC122583761 isoform X2 yields MAPAAAAAKKAPGFVANAIKNKHSFIQFFAMTGILLLSMRSVGQKYRINDLQEDTAALLKEQNSLSDRIHHIKQQLLAEAALDSTGTFAARLRFLFGDSSAYGLAFMVGPSKGFGFLQLVP; encoded by the exons ATggcaccagcagcagcagcagcaaaaAAAGCACCAGGTTTCGTAGCAAACgcaataaaaaacaaacacagTTTCATCCAATTCTTCGCCATGACCGGAATCTTACTCTTAAGCATGCGCTCCGTCGGCCAAAAATATCGAATCAATGATCTCCAAGAAGACACCGCCGCTTTACTCAAAGAACAAAATTCCCTCTCCGATCGCATCCATCACATCAAACAACAGCTCTTGGCTGAAGCCGCCCTTGATTCCACCGGAACTTTCGCTGCCAGGCTCCGCTTCCTTTTCGGCGATTC GAGTGCTTATGGGCTAGCTTTTATGGTTGGTCCAAGCAAGGGTTTTGGCTTTTTGCAGTTAGtcccatag
- the LOC122583761 gene encoding uncharacterized protein LOC122583761 isoform X3, which yields MAPAAAAAKKAPGFVANAIKNKHSFIQFFAMTGILLLSMRSVGQKYRINDLQEDTAALLKEQNSLSDRIHHIKQQLLAEAALDSTGTFAARLRFLFGDS from the exons ATggcaccagcagcagcagcagcaaaaAAAGCACCAGGTTTCGTAGCAAACgcaataaaaaacaaacacagTTTCATCCAATTCTTCGCCATGACCGGAATCTTACTCTTAAGCATGCGCTCCGTCGGCCAAAAATATCGAATCAATGATCTCCAAGAAGACACCGCCGCTTTACTCAAAGAACAAAATTCCCTCTCCGATCGCATCCATCACATCAAACAACAGCTCTTGGCTGAAGCCGCCCTTGATTCCACCGGAACTTTCGCTGCCAGGCTCCGCTTCCTTTTCGGCGATTC GTGA